A DNA window from Vigna unguiculata cultivar IT97K-499-35 chromosome 10, ASM411807v1, whole genome shotgun sequence contains the following coding sequences:
- the LOC114165371 gene encoding serine/arginine repetitive matrix protein 1-like has translation MSDGISRSRRKSSSSSRKEKSNSRRHESPSPDRYRYRRSQERRHSPSPRRKSTERPSQSRRSSSQNRSGRRHSQEGGIRSYRAAVDRCIETTSVSVSDTINKERTKTASRSPSRSRSQSSTRSRRRVSKSPGKTPSSSDKAQDYYRSRRSQERRTSPCQRRKSTESGTSNLANATLLLPDEQTLEENEIETKSLSLSAAEELSKVPKIGEIYNEIEADVKNIEKRLKFLSQKLQMLSINEANEIADAAYLLRLLRKPNHEIEMAGKMAHKGALLMLQAEMLSNKGKELLEQSKNKLKFTML, from the exons ATGTCTGACGGCATTTCCAG ATCACGGAGAAAAAGTAGTTCGAgctcaagaaaagaaaagagcaaCTCACGGAGACATGAGAGTCCATCTCCTGATAGGTATAGGTATAGGCGCTCACAAGAGAGAAGACACAGTCCATCGCCACGCAGAAAAAGCACTGAACGGCCATCGCAGAGTAGGCGCAGTTCATCACAAAATAGAAGTGGAAGAAGACACAGCCAAGAAGG AGGAATTAGGTCTTATCGTGCCGCCGTGGACCGCTGCATAGAGACTACTAGTGTTAGCGTTAGTGATACAATAAACAAGGAAAGAACAAAGACAGCATCACGAAG TCCAAGTAGATCGCGGAGTCAAAGTAGTACACGCTCGAGAAGAAGAGTGAGCAAATCACCAGGTAAAACTCCATCTTCTAGTGACAAAGCACAAGATTATTATAGGAGCAGGCGTTCACAAGAGAGAAGAACTAGTCCATGCCAACGCAGAAAAAGCACAGAAAGTGGAACTTCCAACCTAGCAAATGCCACGTTACTGCTACCAG ATGAGCAAACATTGGAAGAAAACGAGATTGAGACGAAATCATTGAGCCTTAGTGCAGCGGAGGAACTGTCGAAGGTGCCAAAAATTGGTGAGATATACAATGAGATAGAAGCTGATGTGAAAAACATAGAGAAACGGTTGAAATTTCTTTCACAGAAACTCCAAATGTTGTCAATTAACGAGGCAAATGAAATAGCTGATGCTGCATATCTTCTCAGACTTCTGAGAAAACCAAATCATGAGATTGAGATGGCCGGGAAAATGGCTCATAAAGGTGCCCTTTTGATGCTTCAGGCAGAAATGTTATCCAACAAAGGAAAGGAACTACTTGAGCAGAGTAAAAACAAGTTAAAGTTCACTATGCTTTGA